A DNA window from Legionella sp. MW5194 contains the following coding sequences:
- a CDS encoding YaiI/YqxD family protein: MTSIWIDGDACPKVIKEIIFKAVNRTRVNCILVANQLMNLPSSPFIKRMVVERGFDVADKAIEDGVCAGDIVITSDLPLAEGCLNKQSHVISPRGELFSTNTIRQKLAMRDFNEVMRGSGIHAEGPKPFTPKDIQQFANQLDRLLAKVTRGN, from the coding sequence ATGACCTCCATTTGGATTGATGGCGATGCCTGCCCCAAAGTAATCAAGGAAATAATTTTTAAGGCTGTCAATCGCACCCGAGTAAACTGCATTCTGGTTGCTAATCAATTAATGAATCTGCCTTCCTCACCCTTTATTAAACGAATGGTGGTTGAACGAGGGTTTGACGTGGCTGACAAGGCCATTGAGGATGGCGTTTGCGCAGGTGACATTGTCATTACCTCGGATCTGCCCCTGGCGGAGGGGTGTCTGAATAAGCAGAGTCATGTGATAAGCCCCCGGGGTGAATTATTCAGTACAAACACCATCAGGCAAAAGCTGGCCATGCGTGACTTTAATGAAGTCATGCGCGGCAGCGGCATTCATGCCGAGGGCCCAAAGCCATTTACCCCAAAAGACATTCAACAATTTGCCAATCAGCTTGATCGGTTATTGGCGAAGGTGACAAGAGGGAACTGA
- a CDS encoding ankyrin repeat domain-containing protein yields MPNPTDDIRLILNLGIRSELVPQDLTHDKYQALHRRLATFKPDLIKAHWQCLAIAGDERAYANLEQVDHRGATMGHYAALSENIPALTRVKKKSLALFYRTDAAGRNMAHYAVLSRNPDILRWLDQNKPFKHKKFLSARDREGWTIAHYAAWLGDVRLLAWIMENKPQLVKVKDRKGLTPAHYAAESQEPQALLWFADNAPHVLNTQPSIAANALSSANQLNLALSLSNTPHLLDCLNLDEERFQRLIFTLGRALQTNYRLTRLTNYPKLTLEDNEQAQWVITQLLEIRGLLAMNKTIAAELNTLCYCLILLLTRADYFLPRELWYMIFSLATGTVSMRIPQSDIDKQFSKLITYVARQKPQEKNGALPHPSLTQPEASRFGFFKNAPVRAPAASQQPERFNFPG; encoded by the coding sequence ATGCCCAATCCAACGGACGACATTCGATTAATCTTAAACCTGGGTATACGCAGCGAGTTGGTACCTCAGGATTTGACGCACGATAAGTACCAGGCGTTGCATCGCCGCCTGGCAACGTTCAAACCCGACCTGATTAAGGCACACTGGCAATGTTTAGCCATTGCTGGCGACGAGCGGGCTTATGCGAACCTTGAACAAGTGGATCACCGTGGGGCCACCATGGGACATTATGCCGCCTTGTCGGAAAACATCCCTGCATTGACGCGTGTCAAGAAAAAGAGCCTGGCCCTTTTTTACAGAACGGATGCCGCTGGACGGAACATGGCCCATTACGCCGTCTTGTCGAGAAACCCTGACATCCTGCGCTGGCTTGACCAAAATAAACCCTTTAAACACAAAAAATTCTTATCGGCAAGAGACAGAGAGGGCTGGACAATCGCTCATTATGCCGCCTGGCTGGGTGATGTACGCCTGTTGGCCTGGATTATGGAGAACAAGCCTCAACTAGTGAAAGTCAAAGACAGGAAAGGCCTCACCCCGGCCCATTATGCAGCCGAATCGCAAGAGCCACAGGCCCTGCTTTGGTTTGCAGACAATGCGCCCCACGTGCTCAACACCCAACCCAGCATCGCGGCCAATGCCTTGTCCAGCGCCAATCAGCTTAATCTGGCCTTGTCTTTAAGCAATACCCCTCATCTGCTCGACTGCTTAAACCTCGATGAGGAGCGTTTCCAACGACTTATTTTTACGCTAGGGCGGGCACTCCAAACCAATTACCGCCTGACACGCCTTACGAATTACCCGAAATTAACACTGGAAGACAACGAGCAGGCACAATGGGTGATAACCCAACTTCTGGAAATACGCGGCCTGCTCGCCATGAATAAAACAATAGCCGCCGAATTGAACACGCTCTGTTATTGTTTAATCCTGCTACTCACCAGAGCGGATTATTTTCTGCCCCGGGAACTCTGGTACATGATTTTCTCCCTGGCCACGGGTACTGTTTCAATGCGCATACCCCAGAGCGACATTGATAAACAATTTAGTAAATTAATTACCTACGTGGCGCGTCAGAAACCGCAGGAAAAAAACGGAGCGCTACCTCACCCGTCACTCACTCAGCCCGAAGCGTCACGGTTCGGGTTTTTTAAAAACGCGCCAGTGAGGGCGCCAGCCGCGAGCCAACAACCGGAGCGCTTTAATTTCCCCGGTTAA